In a genomic window of Gloeothece verrucosa PCC 7822:
- a CDS encoding polysaccharide ABC transporter ATP-binding protein produces MYSTIIQVNNLSKKYILKHQYSGRSRYKSLREIITNRATNLGKKLLNSSRKTIDNPTREEFWALNDISFEIKQGECVGIIGRNGAGKSTLLKILSRITEPTKGRVLIKGRVASLLEVGTGFHPELTGRENIFLNGAVLGMNKAEIKRKFDEIVDFAEVEKFLDTPVKHYSSGMYVRLAFAVAAHLEPEILIVDEVLAVGDSAFQKKCLGKMGDVASKEGRTVLFVSHSMTAISQLTQRCILLSKGSILFDGNTHQAVHLYTAGVRDQAESTYYQAPVTKKGNYLAWAQVHTSEDYGIHSWGEPINFEFAFHISQPKDSLCFSFQILNEIEQAVCIFWFFDSQAPFRQEPGLHILRCKIPKFRLYMGSYSLRTWFSERSSNNLLEKLNHICPFEVTMYGVKREEYEWQRDECAYLEDSVWEVGGKFQL; encoded by the coding sequence ATGTATTCAACAATTATTCAAGTCAACAATTTGAGTAAAAAATACATTTTAAAGCATCAGTATTCAGGGCGTAGTCGCTACAAATCTTTACGAGAAATTATTACTAACCGTGCCACAAATTTAGGAAAAAAGCTTTTAAACTCATCTAGAAAAACAATTGATAATCCTACCCGTGAAGAGTTTTGGGCCTTAAATGATATTTCTTTTGAAATTAAACAAGGAGAATGCGTTGGTATTATTGGCCGTAATGGTGCTGGAAAATCCACTTTGTTAAAAATTTTAAGTAGAATTACAGAACCTACAAAAGGAAGGGTTTTAATTAAAGGTCGAGTTGCTAGTTTATTAGAAGTAGGAACAGGCTTTCATCCAGAATTGACAGGAAGAGAAAATATTTTTCTCAATGGGGCAGTTTTAGGCATGAATAAAGCCGAAATTAAACGTAAGTTTGATGAAATTGTAGACTTTGCAGAAGTTGAAAAGTTTTTGGATACTCCTGTAAAGCATTATTCATCTGGAATGTATGTAAGATTGGCTTTTGCTGTGGCTGCTCATTTAGAGCCTGAGATTTTAATTGTTGATGAAGTTTTAGCAGTAGGAGATTCCGCCTTTCAAAAAAAATGTTTAGGAAAAATGGGAGATGTCGCCTCTAAAGAAGGAAGAACCGTTTTGTTTGTCAGCCACAGTATGACAGCTATTTCTCAGTTAACTCAGCGTTGTATTCTTCTTTCTAAAGGTAGCATTTTGTTTGATGGAAATACTCATCAAGCAGTGCATTTATATACTGCTGGAGTAAGAGATCAAGCTGAATCGACTTATTACCAAGCTCCCGTGACTAAAAAAGGGAATTATCTGGCTTGGGCGCAGGTTCATACCTCAGAAGACTACGGAATTCATAGTTGGGGAGAACCTATAAATTTCGAGTTTGCTTTTCATATATCTCAACCGAAAGACAGTTTATGCTTTTCTTTTCAAATTCTCAATGAAATAGAACAAGCAGTCTGTATTTTTTGGTTTTTTGATTCTCAAGCACCCTTTAGACAAGAGCCAGGATTACATATTTTGCGCTGTAAAATCCCCAAATTTAGACTCTATATGGGTTCCTATTCTTTAAGAACATGGTTTTCTGAACGTTCTTCTAATAATTTATTAGAAAAGCTTAATCATATTTGTCCCTTTGAAGTCACTATGTATGGTGTAAAACGGGAAGAATATGAATGGCAAAGAGATGAATGTGCTTATTTAGAAGATTCTGTTTGGGAAGTAGGCGGAAAATTTCAACTTTAA
- a CDS encoding acyltransferase, whose amino-acid sequence MPINDDVTLGKDVKIFHANLVNIYSCYIGNETKIGTFVEIQKTVIIGCRCKISSHSFICEGVTLEDEVFIGHGVMFTNDIYPRSTNENGSLKTEKDWLVVKTIVKQGAAIGSNATILPGVTIGKKAIVGAGAVVVNDVPDYAIVAGVPAKVIGDVREHCQPLEMTVQNN is encoded by the coding sequence ATGCCAATTAACGATGATGTAACGCTAGGAAAAGATGTAAAAATTTTTCATGCTAATTTGGTTAATATTTACAGTTGTTATATTGGAAATGAAACCAAAATAGGCACTTTTGTAGAAATTCAAAAAACTGTCATTATTGGCTGTCGATGTAAAATATCTTCTCATAGTTTTATCTGTGAAGGAGTTACTCTAGAAGATGAAGTATTTATTGGTCATGGTGTCATGTTTACTAATGATATTTATCCTCGTTCAACCAATGAAAATGGAAGCTTAAAAACTGAAAAAGACTGGTTAGTTGTAAAAACTATTGTCAAACAAGGAGCGGCTATTGGTAGTAATGCTACTATTTTACCAGGGGTAACTATTGGAAAAAAAGCCATAGTTGGTGCTGGAGCAGTAGTGGTCAATGATGTACCTGATTATGCTATTGTCGCCGGTGTACCGGCTAAAGTAATTGGGGATGTGCGGGAGCACTGTCAACCTTTAGAAATGACAGTTCAGAATAATTAA